Within the Solwaraspora sp. WMMA2056 genome, the region CGCCCAACGACGCCGACGGCAAGACCTTCCTGCCGTACCTGCGGGACCCGCAGACGCTGGCCCGGCCGTGGGCGATTCCCGGCACGCCCGGCCTGGAGCACCGCATCGGCGGACTGGAGAAGGCCGACAAGACCGGCGACATCTCCTACGACCCGGCCAACCACGACTTCATGGTGCGCACCCGTCAGGCCCGGATCGACACGATCCCGGTGCCCGACGTCGAGGTCGAGGACCCGGACGGCGACGCCCGCACGCTGGTGCTGGGCTGGGGATCGACGTACGGCCCGATCGGTGCCGCCTGCCGCACCCTGCGCCAGCGCGGGCTGCCGGTGGCCCAGGCACACCTGCGGCATCTGGCACCGCTGCCGGCCAACCTGGGCGACGTGCTGCGCTCCTACGACCGGGTGGTGATCCCGGAGATGAACCTGGGCCAGTTGGCGCACGTGATCCGGGCCCGGTACCTGGTCGACGCGATCGGCTACAACCAGGTCCGTGGCCTGCCGTTCACCGCCACCGAGCTGGAGACCATGCTGGAAGAGGTCGTGAAGAATGTCTGAGCCCGCTCCCAACGGCCGCGCTGGCACCGGCACGCCGGTGGCACTCAAGCTCACCGCCAAGGACTTCAAGTCCGACCAGGAGGTGCGCTGGTGCCCGGGCTGCGGCGACTACGCGATCCTCGCCGCCGTGCAGTCGTTCATGCCCGAGCTGAACATCCCGCGCGAGCGGACCGTCTTCGTCTCCGGCATCGGCTGCTCGTCGCGCTTCCCGTACTACATGAACACGTACGGGATGCACTCGATCCACGGTCGCGCCCCAGCGATCGCCACCGGCCTGTCGGTCTCCCGTCCGGACCTGTCGGTGTGGGTGGTGACCGGCGACGGTGACGCGCTCTCGATCGGCGGCAACCATCTGATCCACGCGCTGCGGCGCAACGTCAACCTGAAGATCCTGCTGTTCAACAACCGGATCTACGGGTTGACCAAGGGCCAGTACTCACCGACGTCGGAGCTTGGCAAGGTCACCAAGTCGACGCCGGTCGGGTCGGCCGACTCGCCGTTCAACCCGCTGTCGCTGGCGCTGGGGGCCGAGGCGACCTTCGTCGCCCGGACGATCGACTCCGACCGCAAGCACCTGCAGTCGGTGCTGCGGGCCGCCGCCGAGCACAACGGGTCGGCGTTCGTCGAGATCTACCAGAACTGCAACATCTTCAACGACGGCGCCTTCGACCAGCTCAAGGAGCCGGCCACCCGGGACGACTACCTGATCCGGCTGGAGCACGGGCAGCCGATCACCTTCGGCGCCGAAGGCCGGTTCTGCGTGGTCCACCCGCCGGGCGGCTTCGGCCTCGAAGTGCGCGAGACGGCCACCGTACCGGCCGAGGAGATCGTGGTGCACGACGCGACGATCGACGAGCCGGCGTACGCGTTCGCCCTGTCCCGGCTGCCCGGTGCCGACCTGCGCAACACGCCGATCGGGGTGTTCCGCAGCGTGCCGCGGCCCAGCTACGACAGCCTGATCCAGGCACAGGTCGGCGCGGCGATGGCCCAGGCCGAGGGGACCCCGGAGGAGCAACTGGCCGGGCTGCTGCGCAGCGGCGACACCTGGTCCATCGACTGACCCCCTGACCCCGCGCGAGGTCGGCCCTGGTCGACCGGCTGGCCGCACGCGGTCAGCTGGTCGACGGGGTGCTCGCTGAGGTCCGGTCGTCGCGGACGTAGACGAGCAGGTCCCCGGTCTCCACCTCGACGCTGTCCGGCTCGGCCAGGGACACCACCCGGCCGCGCCGGATCAGCGCGATCACCAGGTTGTTCAGCTGTCGGGGCGGCAGTCCGACCTCGTCACGGTTGGCCGAACGCATCGCCAGTGCCATGCCCTGACCAGGGGTGAGCAGATCCTCGACGACGTCGATCAGCGGCGGCGCCGAGGTGGACAGGCCCAGCAGCCGGCCGGCGGTGGCGGACGACACGATCACGTGGTGCGCCCCGCTCTGGCGCAGCAGGGCGGCGTTCTCGGCCTCGCGGGCGGCGGCGATGATCCGTACCTTGCCGGCGGTCAGTTGGCGGGCCGTCAGGGTGACCAGGACGGAGGCGTCGTCGCTGTCGGTGGCGATGATCACCGCCTTGGCGTGCTTGACGTGTGCCTCGTTGAGGACCGACGAGCGGGTCGCCGATCCCTCGACGGCGACCAGGCCGGCGGCGGTGGCCTGGCGCAGCGCGATGCCGCTGCTCTCGACGACGACGATGTGCTGCTTGTCGAAGCCGTTCTCCAGCAGGGCCGACACGGCGCTGCGGCCCTTGGTGCCGTAGCCGCAGATGATGACGTGGTCCTTCACTTTCCTTCTCCACCGGGTCAGTCGAAGGTTCGTCCGGTACTGCTCGGTGAGCACCTCGAGGGTGGTACCGACCAGGATGATCAGGAACACCACCCGGGCCGGCGTGATGATCAGGACGTTGACCAGCCGGGCACCGTCGCTGATCGGCGCGATGTCGCCGTACCCGGTCGTGGAGAGGCTGACGACCGCATAGTAGAAGCAGTCGAGCAGCGAGATCCCGTCGCCGTTGGCGTCCCGGTAGCCGTCGCGGTCGGCGTAGACCACCGCCACGACCGCGAAGACGAGGGCGACCGCGGCGAACAGGCGCAGGCTCAACGCCTTCAACGGGCCCTGGCGGACGGCGGGAAAGTGAATCACCGCCGGTCCACCTTCACTTTCGGGTCCCCGTTCACGTCCACAACATAGTCGTTGCGGACCAGCGGATCGCGATCACCTGGACATCACCTCGGCCCGAATGCGTCCGTCCGGCGTCGGGTCGTATCCCGTCGCCTCAAATCTTGCTTAGAGACATTGCTTTGGGACTGTGTGTTGTCGATGCTCTCTCGGCGAGCCGTCAACCGCCAGTTTCGGAGCAGCCTGTGAAACCGCCGTCACGACCCACCATTCCCGCGATCACCCCGGGGACGGTCCTGCAACTGAACAAGGAGGACTGGCGGTACGGCGGATACCAACTGATCCTGAAGGTTGAACAGGTACGGCCCGATCTGTCAGCGTATTACGACAACCGGTGGGTGTGGATCATCGGACGTTCCATCGGGATGGACGGCACCGGCGACGACCGCGTCGTCGCACTGGTCCGGGTGGCGGCACTGCCCGGCGCCGAGGCCGCCGCCAGCTGAGTGCCCGTTCGGCGGCGGATGGTCTGTTTACGCGCCGGTCGACAAAGAAACAGGCGCCCTAAAGATCGATGTCAGCGGATACGGCAAGACTGTGGACACGCTTGTGACCCACCGGTAACAAGCACCGACGCCACACACCACGAGCCGTCCACCGGAGGTATCGCGATGTACCGTCGCACGTCCGCACTGCTCAGCGCCGTACTGCTCGGCCTCACCGCCGCCCTCGGGTTCGCCACCCCGGCCAGTGCCGTTCCCGCCGACAAGCCCGCGGTGCTGTCCAACTGGACGCAGACCAGCGCCAGCAGCTACAGCGCCTGGAACTCGGCCCGGGCGAACCCGGGCCCCTGGGCCGCCTACCAGTTCGACTGGTCCACCGACTACTGCTCGTCCAGCCCGGACAACCCACTCGGCTTCGACTTCCGGCTCTCCTGCCACCGACACGACTTCGGCTACCGCAACTACAAGGCGATCGGCCAGTTCTCCGCCACCAACAAGGCCCGGGTGGACAGCGCCTTCTACGAGGACCTCAAGCGGGTCTGCGCCCGGTACAGCAGCGTCGTGCGGCCGGCCTGCCTCAGCCTCGCCTGGACCTACTACCAGGCGGTCCGGATCTTCGGCGCGCCGATCGTCGACGCCGCCGACCTGCAACGCGCCGAGCGGCTCGTCCCGGCCGGGCACCTGACGGCCGTCGGATAACCACCAACGCCACCGTACGGACGCGCCGCCGGCCGCTCAGCCGGCGGCGCTCCCGTCGCCGGTCGACCGGTCGGTCACCAGCCCGGACCGGTCGACGACCAGCCCGGAGCGGCCGGCCGCGAGCCCGGTCGGGTCGTCGCCGAACCAGCGGGCACCCGAGGTCAGGTCCGGATGCTCCACCGCCAGTGCCAGCGCCGCCGCCTCGACCAGGCTCATCCGACTGCCCTGCGCGTAGCCGGCGTCGAAGGCGGCATCGCCGATCACCGCCCGCACCCGGTCCTGCTCCTGCGCCCAGTAGCCGCCGAACATCCCGGCGCTGCTGCGCAATGCGGTACGGGTCGCCTGCGCGGCACCGAACAACCGGGCCGCCGTCGCCGGGTCCCCACCCTGCGCGCAGCGCACCGCCATCGCGTTCAACGTGTCGCAGGCCCGCCGGTGGAAGCCGTACCGCATCCGGGACCGCAGCGCGACCACCAGGTGGTCGTGGGCGGCGACCAGGTCCACCCGGGCCAGCGCCACGAGGCCCAGCAGCATGTCGACGGTCCGCCGGCCACGCTCGGCCGGCCGGGCGGCCTCGGCCGGCCGGGCGCCCGCCAGCACCTCGGCCGCCTCGTCCAGCGCCCCCCGCCGGCACAGCAGTTCCGCCAGACTGTAGACGGCGAACAACGCGTCACCGGCCACCCCGTTGGCCGCCGCCCAGTCGATGACGTCACGGCACACCCGCTCCGCCTCGTCGAACTGACCGAGGTCGATCAACGAGGCGCCCCGGCCGGCCAGCACCCGGGCCAGCAGGCCCGCGTCGCCGGCCTGCCGGGCCACGGCCTCGGCCCGGTGCGAGAACCGCAGCTCCTCGCCGAACTCACCGTCCGCGCCGGCATGCTGCGAATGCATGTGGTACGCGGCCGCCAGCTCCGCCTCGGGGATCACCTCGCCGGTCTCGGCGATCCGCCCGTACAGCCGGAACAGCCACAGCCGCCCCTCCCGGGCCAGGCCGCGCTCCCGCCACCACTGGTCCAGCCCGCTGGCGAGCTGCAGACCACGCCGGGCGCTACCGCCGGTCGCGCTCCACCGCAGCGCCGCCCGCAACTCGTCGGCGAGCGGATCCAACGCGTACAGCGACAACGTGACCGGCTGCCCGTCCGGGCCCAGATAGGCACGTTGCAGCGCGTGCAAGGCCCAGTCGACGTGCCGGTCCCGGGCCGACTGCTCCTCACCTGCCTCGACCAGCCGCCGGGCGGCGTACGCCCGGATCGGGTCGAGCATCCGGTAGCTGGTGTCGCCGGCCGCCGGCTCGGCCTGGATCATCGACTTGTCGACCAGCACCGCCAGCGGGCCGAGCGGGTCGTCGTCGAGCAGCCACTCCACCGTGGCCAGGTCGACCGGGCCGGCGAAGACGGACATCCAGCGCAGCAGCCGGGCGGCCCGGGGTGCCAACGTACGGTAGGACCAGGTGACCGTCGCCTGCAGGGTGCCGTGCCGCCGCCCGGCGGAGCGGTCCACCCCGGCCGGCTCCTCCCGGCCCGCGTCCAGCACCCCCAGTACGTCGTCGAGCCGATCCACCAGTTGCCCGACGGAGAGCACCCGCAGCCGGGCCGCCGCCAGCTCGATCGCCAACGGCAGCCCGTCCAGCCGGGACGCGACCCGGTGCAGCTGGCCCGACTCGGCCGGCGCCAACGGCCGGCCGCCCCGGGCGGCCACCGTGCGGTCGAGCAACAGCGCTACGGCGTCGCTGGGCCCGCCGGCCGGGCCGGGCTCCGCCGACAGCGGCGGAATCCGCCACACCACCTCACCCGGTACGCCCATCGGCTCCCGGCTGGTGGCCAGCACCCGGACCTGCCGACCGCCGGTGAGCAGCCGGGTGATCACCTCGGCGCAGGCCGCCGGTTGGGCGTCGCAGGTGTCGAGCACCAGCAACAACCGTCGGGCGGCGGCGTACTCGACGACCGTGTCCAGGATCGGCCGTCCCGGCTCTGGGCGCAGCCCGAACACGGCGGCGATGGCGAACGCGACCAGCCCGGGGTCGGTCACGGTGGCCACGTCGACGAACCAGACCCCGTCGGGGTAGCCGGCGGTGCCGGACGCGGTGTCGACGTCGCCGGATGCGGTGTCGGACGAGGTGTCGACGGTGCCGGACGCGGCGGCGACCTCGACCGCGAGCCGCGTCTTGCCGGAACCGCCGGCACCGACCACGGTGACCAGCCGGTGCGCGGCGACGAGTCGTCGCAGCTCCCGGCGTTCGATCCGCCGGCCGACGAAGGAGCTGATCTGGTTCGGCAGGTTGTGACTGGCCGCGTCGGCGGTACGTGGCCGGGGGAACTGCCGCTCCAGACCAGGGGCGATCAGCTGGAACAGGCGTTCCCGGTCGTCGAAGCCACGAAGCCGGTGCAGGCCGAGGTCGAGCAACGAGACGTCGGCCGGCAACGGATCGGCGGCCCGGGCGGTCGCCGCCGAGCAGAGCACCTGCCCGCCGTGTGCCGCCGCCGCGATCCGGGCGGCCCGGTGCACCTCGGGACTGGTGTACTCGCCACCGACCGGTTCGGCGTACCCGGTGTGCAACCCCATCCGGACCCGTGGCACGGCATCCGGCGCGGACCAGTCGTGCGCGGCGAGCGCCCGCTGGGCCCGGCGGCAGGCGTCGAGAGCGGCGGCCGCATCAGCGAACGCCGCGAAGAACGAGTCGCCCTCGGTGAACAGCTCGGTGCCGTCACTGGCGGACAGCGTCCGCCGGACCAGCCGTCGGTGCTCGCGCAGCATCGGACGGTAGTCGCCGCCGAGCAGGCGGGCCAGCCTGGTAGAGCCTTCGATGTCGGTGAACATGAAGGTGACCAGGCCGCTCGGCAGTGCGGTCGATGCCGACACCGGTGGAACCTCCGCCCCGCTGGAAGTCGCAGTTCATCCTGCCGCAGGTCGGCAACCTGGCCAGTCACGAAGGAGGCGGGTAGCTGACCTGCGGCGTCGTCGGTGACGGTCAGCGGGGCGCGGTGGCGGTCAGCATCCGCACCCGCCGCCGCAGCACCCGCCACCACCGGACGGTGGTGCGGTCGGCAGCGCTCCCACTGAGCCGCCGCCCCGGCCGGTGAGCGCGACGGTGGAGAGCAGTTTGACTGTGTCGGCGTGGCCCTGAGGGCAGGACGCCGGCTCGCCGGCCTCGGTCATCGGACGGTTGACCTCGAATGTGTCGCCGCAGGCGCGACAGCGGAACTCGTACCGGGGCATGTGGATAAGGGTACGGCGGGAACTGACGTCGTCGGCCGGATGGGTGATACTCGACGGCATGGTCGAGGACGGGGCAGGTACGCCGACGGCACGGCTACGTCCGGCGGTGCCGGCACCGGCACCTGAGTCCACGTCGGCCGCACCGACGCCGACCCCGCCGGCGGAGCCGACGGCGGAGCCGCCCACGTCGGCGACGTCGCAGAGCCCGACGCCGGACCTGCCGACGCCGGACCTGCCGGAGCAGCGAACGCCGGCTGAGGCCGGGACGGATCAGCCTGAAACCGGGGCGGAGCCGGCCGGCCAGGCGGGGACCGGGGCGGAACCGACCAGCCAAGCGGGGACCGGGGCGGAACCGACCAGCCAAGCGGGGACCGAGCCGACTCCGGCCGGTCGACACCGACGCGACGATCCGCCGTTCACCCGCCGGGTCGGTCGGCTGCACCCGGCACGGTTGCGGCCCATCGCCCGACCGGTCGCCCGCTCCGGCCGTCGCGCGGCCCGCGCGGTCGGTGCCTGGTGCCGCCGTCCGAGCGGGCGTCTGGCGCTACCCGGCGTGCTGCTGCTGGCACTGATCGCCGGCAGCGGTACGGCAGGCGCGGTGCTGGTGCCGGCCGCCGCTGGACTGCGGGAACCCGTCAGCACCCCTGGGCCGGTCGAGACGACCGCCGTCCCGGACGTACCCGCGCTCACCGACCCGGACCTGCTCGATCCGACGACGCCGCCACTCGACGACCCGGGCGGGCCGGTGCCGCCGCTCGGGCCGACCCGCCCGGCGGCGGTCCTGACCGGTTGGGCGACTCAGACCACCAGCCGGCTGGCCATCCCGGTGGTCGCGTTGGAGGCGTACGGCTACGCCGAACTGGTCCTGGCGACCACCACTCCCGGCTGCCGGCTGAGCTGGACCACCCTGGCCGCGATCGGGATGATCGAGTCGACCCACGGCACGGCCAACGGATCGAGGTTGGACACCGAAGGGCGGGCCGTACCACCGATCGTCGGGCTGCCGCTCGACGGGGCCGGCGGCCGGCAACGAATCGCCGACACCGACGACGGACGCCTCGACAATGACGTGGTCTACGACCGGGCGGTCGGTCCGATGCAGTTCATCCCGACGACGTGGGCGGAATTCGGGGTGGACGCCGACAACGACGGGGTGGTCGATCCGCAGGATATCGACGACGCGAGCCTGGCCGCCGCTAACTACTTGTGCCGGAACGGACGCGATCTGTCCACACCTTCGGACTGGTGGAGTGCCATCCTGTCGTACAACAACGTCCAACCCTACGCCCAGTCGGTCTTCGACACGGCCAACGAGTACGGGGTACGGAGTCGCACTTAGCGCAATCGGTCGGGCACAATTCTGCGCCTGCCACTTTCGCATCAGCCGCGTTGCCGGCAAGCTAGACGCGTGATGGTGCGCGAGTGGGACCCCCGAACCGCGTCGTCCGCCGAGATCTCGTCTCTGCTGGACTGTCTC harbors:
- a CDS encoding adenylate/guanylate cyclase domain-containing protein — translated: MFTDIEGSTRLARLLGGDYRPMLREHRRLVRRTLSASDGTELFTEGDSFFAAFADAAAALDACRRAQRALAAHDWSAPDAVPRVRMGLHTGYAEPVGGEYTSPEVHRAARIAAAAHGGQVLCSAATARAADPLPADVSLLDLGLHRLRGFDDRERLFQLIAPGLERQFPRPRTADAASHNLPNQISSFVGRRIERRELRRLVAAHRLVTVVGAGGSGKTRLAVEVAAASGTVDTSSDTASGDVDTASGTAGYPDGVWFVDVATVTDPGLVAFAIAAVFGLRPEPGRPILDTVVEYAAARRLLLVLDTCDAQPAACAEVITRLLTGGRQVRVLATSREPMGVPGEVVWRIPPLSAEPGPAGGPSDAVALLLDRTVAARGGRPLAPAESGQLHRVASRLDGLPLAIELAAARLRVLSVGQLVDRLDDVLGVLDAGREEPAGVDRSAGRRHGTLQATVTWSYRTLAPRAARLLRWMSVFAGPVDLATVEWLLDDDPLGPLAVLVDKSMIQAEPAAGDTSYRMLDPIRAYAARRLVEAGEEQSARDRHVDWALHALQRAYLGPDGQPVTLSLYALDPLADELRAALRWSATGGSARRGLQLASGLDQWWRERGLAREGRLWLFRLYGRIAETGEVIPEAELAAAYHMHSQHAGADGEFGEELRFSHRAEAVARQAGDAGLLARVLAGRGASLIDLGQFDEAERVCRDVIDWAAANGVAGDALFAVYSLAELLCRRGALDEAAEVLAGARPAEAARPAERGRRTVDMLLGLVALARVDLVAAHDHLVVALRSRMRYGFHRRACDTLNAMAVRCAQGGDPATAARLFGAAQATRTALRSSAGMFGGYWAQEQDRVRAVIGDAAFDAGYAQGSRMSLVEAAALALAVEHPDLTSGARWFGDDPTGLAAGRSGLVVDRSGLVTDRSTGDGSAAG
- a CDS encoding potassium channel family protein; the encoded protein is MIHFPAVRQGPLKALSLRLFAAVALVFAVVAVVYADRDGYRDANGDGISLLDCFYYAVVSLSTTGYGDIAPISDGARLVNVLIITPARVVFLIILVGTTLEVLTEQYRTNLRLTRWRRKVKDHVIICGYGTKGRSAVSALLENGFDKQHIVVVESSGIALRQATAAGLVAVEGSATRSSVLNEAHVKHAKAVIIATDSDDASVLVTLTARQLTAGKVRIIAAAREAENAALLRQSGAHHVIVSSATAGRLLGLSTSAPPLIDVVEDLLTPGQGMALAMRSANRDEVGLPPRQLNNLVIALIRRGRVVSLAEPDSVEVETGDLLVYVRDDRTSASTPSTS
- a CDS encoding phospholipase, which encodes MYRRTSALLSAVLLGLTAALGFATPASAVPADKPAVLSNWTQTSASSYSAWNSARANPGPWAAYQFDWSTDYCSSSPDNPLGFDFRLSCHRHDFGYRNYKAIGQFSATNKARVDSAFYEDLKRVCARYSSVVRPACLSLAWTYYQAVRIFGAPIVDAADLQRAERLVPAGHLTAVG
- a CDS encoding 2-oxoacid:ferredoxin oxidoreductase subunit beta, which encodes MSEPAPNGRAGTGTPVALKLTAKDFKSDQEVRWCPGCGDYAILAAVQSFMPELNIPRERTVFVSGIGCSSRFPYYMNTYGMHSIHGRAPAIATGLSVSRPDLSVWVVTGDGDALSIGGNHLIHALRRNVNLKILLFNNRIYGLTKGQYSPTSELGKVTKSTPVGSADSPFNPLSLALGAEATFVARTIDSDRKHLQSVLRAAAEHNGSAFVEIYQNCNIFNDGAFDQLKEPATRDDYLIRLEHGQPITFGAEGRFCVVHPPGGFGLEVRETATVPAEEIVVHDATIDEPAYAFALSRLPGADLRNTPIGVFRSVPRPSYDSLIQAQVGAAMAQAEGTPEEQLAGLLRSGDTWSID
- a CDS encoding zinc ribbon domain-containing protein, with the translated sequence MPRYEFRCRACGDTFEVNRPMTEAGEPASCPQGHADTVKLLSTVALTGRGGGSVGALPTAPPSGGGGCCGGGCGC